The following proteins are co-located in the Manihot esculenta cultivar AM560-2 chromosome 9, M.esculenta_v8, whole genome shotgun sequence genome:
- the LOC110622706 gene encoding uncharacterized protein LOC110622706, producing the protein MATYDGAGKPSGAHPEQQNIHGAQTLSNALMWVPTERKTSYLETVWQKKNESLREYVARFNTEALQILELDESRAVEVMQKGTTSPEFFGSLCKKPPTTLAELMKRAKKYIRQDDALTTSRFAREARDRGRVVEERRPERPEKRQNKGPEAYRQPWDKREQRAYQPRIPEAVTPLNASRAKVLMVVQDKDFLQWPKPMKADASRRDPNNYCQYHRTHSHDTNSCYQLISELERLIKRGHLWNFVKKPEGERPQQNATAERPRRQGAGPMNNGSSGTINMIVGGTGCRMSRRGRKRSRSGEGSSSSEVLQVVEHSPATISLSPEDAHRIQMPHDDALVIEAVIHNYRVRKILVDDGSKVNLLPYRVFQQMRIPEE; encoded by the exons ATGGCGACGTACGATGGAGCAGGAAAACCCTCGGGAGCACATCCTGAACAACAAAACATTCATGGAGCTCAGACTCTATCAAACGCTTTGATGT GGGTCCCAACTGAAAGGAAGACCAGCTACTTGGAAACAGTCTGGCAAAAGAAGAATGAATCCTTGAGAGAGTATGTGGCCCGTTTTAACACGGAGGCCTTGCAGATTCTAGAGTTGGATGAGAGCCGAGCCGTAGAAGtcatgcagaaggggaccacATCCCCTGAGTTCTTCGGGTCATTGTGCAAAAAACCCCCAACCACCCTGGCAGAACTGATGAAAAGAGCTAagaagtacataaggcaggatgatgccttaacAACCAGCAGGTTCGCTAGGGAGGCTAGGGACAGGGGAAGGGTCGTAGAAGAAAGAAGGCCGGAGAGACCAGAGAAACGACAAAATAAGGGGCCTGAGGCATATAGGCAACCTTGGGATAAGAGAGAACAGAGGGCATACCAGCCCCGGATCCCTGAGGCAGTCACTCCCCTCAATGCATCCAGAGCCAAAGTGCTCATGGTAGTACAAGACAAGGACTTCCTCCAATGGCCTAAGCCCATGAAAGCCGATGCTAGCCGGAGGGATCCCAACAATTACTGCCAATACCACCGCACCCATAGCCATGATACCAACAGTTGCTACCAGTTGATCAGTGAATtagagaggttgataaagagggggcaTCTCTGGAACTTCGTGAAGAAACCAGAAGGAGAGAGGCCCCAGCAGAATGCTACAGCAGAGAGGCCCCGTAGACAGGGGGCAGGGCCCATGAATAACGGCTCCAGcggaaccatcaatatgattgtAGGAGGGACTGGATGCCGAATGAGCAGGAGAGGGAGGAAGAGAAGCCGAAGTGGGGAGGGGAGCAGCAGCAGCGAGGTCTTGCAAGTAGTAGAACACTCCCCAGCGACCATCTCCCTCTCCCCTGAGGATGCTCATAGGATTCAAATGCCTCATGATGATGCTCTTGTCATCGAGGCCGTCATTCATAACTATAGGGTACGCAAGATCCTGGTcgatgatgggagcaaggtgaacctGCTGCCCTACAGGGTTTTCCAACAAATGAGGATACCAGAAGAATAG